Proteins encoded by one window of Vitis riparia cultivar Riparia Gloire de Montpellier isolate 1030 chromosome 11, EGFV_Vit.rip_1.0, whole genome shotgun sequence:
- the LOC117924708 gene encoding protein GLUTAMINE DUMPER 3 has protein sequence MTRTGGTLNATAATPAASVQPHSPWHSPVPYLFGGLAAMLGLIAFALLILACSYWKLSGYLEGDDDSAARDAEAGDGAGGDAVKPPMAFEEKILVIMAGDVKPTYLATPMSSRASSFGERSSNNSEMTEKSEAVAESPKQVQTGNRESRET, from the coding sequence ATGACGAGAACAGGAGGGACTCTGAACGCAACGGCGGCAACGCCGGCCGCGTCGGTGCAGCCGCACTCGCCCTGGCACTCGCCGGTGCCGTACCTCTTCGGGGGCTTGGCGGCCATGCTGGGTCTCATAGCTTTTGCACTCTTGATCCTCGCCTGCTCCTACTGGAAGCTCTCCGGCTACCTGGAGGGTGACGACGACTCCGCCGCCCGTGATGCCGAGGCAGGAGACGGAGCGGGTGGAGACGCCGTGAAGCCTCCGATGGCGTTTGAGGAGAAGATTCTGGTGATAATGGCCGGAGATGTGAAGCCCACGTACCTGGCGACGCCCATGTCCAGCAGGGCTTCCTCGTTCGGAGAACGCAGCAGTAACAACAGCGAAATGACCGAGAAATCAGAGGCAGTTGCAGAATCGCCGAAACAGGTACAAACAGGAAACCGGGAGTCCCGTGAAACATGA